The Elusimicrobiota bacterium genomic interval GCGCGTTGGTCTTCCGGGGCTGTTTTGACCCAAGACATCGATATGGCCCTCCCACCGGTTCAAGTGGTGGTTCCAAACCAAAAGGACCATGTCCCGACAGCGCTTGATCGTCTTAAAATGGGATTTCTTCCTGTCCCCGCAATGAACCCCAGAAACCATTCCTTCTCCTACAAGGTTCGAGGGCATGCCCTCCGCGTTGATGTATTGACCCCTGCGAATGGAAAAGAAGAGTCTCCGGTCTTTTTTCCGCAGTGGAACGCCGCGGCTCAACCCTTGCCCTACCTCGACTATCTGTTGGCGGACCCCCTTGCGGGTCTTGTTATAAGCGGAGGACCCGTTTTTGTAAAAGTGCCTCAACCCGCCCGGTTTGCTCTCCACAAGCTGATCGTTCAGGGGGAACGGTGGGCAGGGGAATCTGCCCGGTCGGGGAAAGACATTTACCAAAGCGGTCAAGTTTTGTCCTTGCTCCTCTCAGAGAGGCCGGGAGACATTGTTCTTGCCTGGGAAGGTCTCCGCGCGAAGGGTTCTTCCTGGGTTAAAAAAATGCAGGCTGGCCTATTCCTTCTAGGAAAATCCGGATTTCAGCAATTACCCGAACTAAAACAGTTGTTTTCTTGATGAAACGCAATAAAGACATCGAGCGGTTTTCCCGTGACGACGAATGGAAAACAGATCGCTTTTATCCCCAGTGGCAAGGTGATCCGCTAAAAAGAAAGAGGAAATTCCATAGTAACATCGCTGGACAAGGGGAGCACATTTGGTGGGATTTCAATGGGTTACGATCGAAAAAGGAGGCGCGACAATGGGGATGGGGAGAATGAACTCGGTGGGGTTGGTGGTGGGACTGATTTTTGGGGCGGCCGGGGTTCTGGCTAATGACCTGGCGGTAACGAACGTGGCGTTGGTACCGCGGGATTCCACCACGAGCTTTGTTGAATTCGACATTTCGTGGTCGAATTCCTGGCGATACACGAACATCAACCACGACGCGGCCTGGGTGTTCTTCAAGATGCAGGAGGAAAGCACAACGACCTGGTCGCATGTGATGC includes:
- a CDS encoding nucleotidyltransferase domain-containing protein — protein: MKFVPPTKQDLTTQTIYSELLDRVKIREASRSLGHAPGGFVSKTIKGVRYIYFQASLPGGEFRQVYIGKQSPDLVRLVDLYVKEKKSIEEEEFSLQRLCAQLRVGGALFTEISSGCVLAALSNAGLFQGGGVLVGTHALPVLGNLLGARWSSGAVLTQDIDMALPPVQVVVPNQKDHVPTALDRLKMGFLPVPAMNPRNHSFSYKVRGHALRVDVLTPANGKEESPVFFPQWNAAAQPLPYLDYLLADPLAGLVISGGPVFVKVPQPARFALHKLIVQGERWAGESARSGKDIYQSGQVLSLLLSERPGDIVLAWEGLRAKGSSWVKKMQAGLFLLGKSGFQQLPELKQLFS